The DNA segment CCTGCCCCACGACGCCGAAGATCCCGTGGGCTACCGGATCGAGGCGGAGGGTGTCGCCGCGGCGGTGGTCACGGACCTCGGCCATCCCACCGCCCTGGTGGCGGATCACCTCCAGGACCTGCACCTGCTGGTGCTGGAAGCCAACCACGACGTGGACATGCTGCGCGAGGGGGACTACCCGCCCCACCTGAAGGCCCGGATCCTCAGCCGCGTGGGGCACCTGAGCAATGCGTCCACGGCGGAGCTGCTCGCCCGGGTGCTCTCCCCCCGGCTGCGGCACGTGGTGCTGGCGCACCTCAGCGAGTCCAACAACCACCCCGACCTAGCCCGCTTCGCCGCGGAGGAGGTCCTGCGCGGCGCGACCGCCGTCCTCCATCTGGCCCACCAGCGCCATCCCCTGGCCCTGTCCTCCGTCCTCGCCTGAAAAAGGTTCCATGCGCCGATTCACGTTCCCCTTCCTCGCGCTCCTCCTGGCGCTTCCCGCCTCTGCCGCCCAGGCCGCTCCCCCGGCGCTGCGGGAGGCCGTGGAGCGCTTCGACGCGGCTCAGGCCCAGATCCAGACGCTCCAGGCCCCCTTCACCCTCACCCTGCGGCGGGCGCTCCTGAAGACGCCCTCGGTCACGAAAGGCACCCTCTACCTCCAGGGTTCGGACTTCGCCCACTTCGCCTTCCATGCGCCGGAAGACCTGATCCTGCACCTCACGCCCAAGGCCTTGATCTCCTACAGCCCCGAGGCCAAGGAGGGCGAGCTGCTGAAGATCGGCCTCATCCGGAACGCGGATCGCAAGTTCCTGGGGCTCGGCCAGAAACTGAGCTACCTGTCGGAGTATTTCCAGGTCCGGTTGGAGGAGGCCCGCGACCTCCCCGGCGCGTGGTACCTGGCCATGACGCCGCGGACCCTCGCCATGCGGAAGCGCATGCAGGCCCTCAACCTGTGGGTGGACAAGGAGACCTGGCTCCCCCGGCAGGCCCAGTGGATCGAGCGCAGCGGCGACTCGTGGCTCCTCGAGCTGGGCGCCCTCCGCACCAACCAGCCCCTTCCCGCGGCCGTCACGGGCTTCAAGCTGCCCGAGGGGATCCCCGTGCGCAGCGAGTTCAGCTTCTTCGCCACGCGCAAGAAGTAGGGGTACACTCTCAGGGGCATTGCGAGGATCCCGCATGATCGTGGTTTGCCCGGCCTGTCAGGCCCGCTTCCAGTACGACGAGGGTCGCTTCGGAGCGGCCCCGACGAAGCGCTTCAAGTGCCCGAAGTGCAGCCACCTCTTCGAGGTGCCGAACCCGGCCCTGGCGGCGTCGCCCCTGGAGCTAACCCAGCCCCATTTCGTCCCTTCGGTCCTGCCGCCGGCCCAGCTTCCGCCGGAACCCGAGCCCCCGCCCGCGGCGGCCCTCACCACCCTGCGGCGGGATCGCGAAGCCATGCTGGCGGCGGCCGGCCTGCAGGCCCCGGACCTTCCCCCCGGGCTGCGGTTCAGCCTCGCCTTCCTCAGCGGCCCGCAGGCTTCCACGGTGCAGGTGCTGGATCGTCCCCAGGTCGTGATCGGCCGCGAGGAGGGCGACGTCATCACCCGCGATCCGGAGACCTCCCGCCGGCACGCGGTCCTCGACATCCGCGGCGACGGCAGCGTGTGGATCACCGACCAGGGATCCACCAACGGCACGCGGGTGAACGGACAGCGCATCTCCGGGTCGGTACGGCTCGCGAGCCAGCAGGAGTTCACCTGCGGAAACAGCACCTTCATGCTCCTGGTGCGCAACACGGACGACTTCCCCCTGAACTGAGCCCGAGCCCGCCATGAACCCCGACCCCCACGCGGATCCCTACGTCCCCTACCTCCGCCAGGCGGAGCAGTTCTTCGCCGACGGGGAACTCGTCAAGGCCGGCCAGATCTGGCAGGCGATCCTCAAGCAGCAACCCACACACACCGAGGCCCGGGAACGGCTGGTCGCCCTGCGGGACCGGCTCGTGGCCCTCCGGGAGAAGGAGGCCGCCGCCGCGGCTCCCGAACCTCCGCTCCCCGCTCCCCCGCCTCCGCCGGCCCCCATCGAGGGCCCCGATCGGCTCGTGGCCGAGGGCTGCACCCTCTACGACATGGGCCAGGCCGCGGACGCCCTGCGGAAGTGGGAAGAGGCCCTCGCCCGGCACCCCCTCCATCCCCTCGCCCGAACCTACGCCGCCAGCGCCCGCCGGGAGTTGGGCCTGCCTCCGTTGGAGGCCGCCGTGGAGTCCGCACCAGCCCCCGCCCCCATCGCCTTCGGGGACGACGACGCCGCCCGGCTGCTGCGGGAGGCCGTCCAGCTCTACGACATGGGGCTCACGGAAGAAGCGATCGCCAAGTGGGAGCGGGTGCTCGTCCTGGAGCCGCACCGGGAGGAAATCCAGGAGTACCTCCGCCAAGCGCGGGAGGAGCTCGGCCGGGAACCCGCCCCCGCTGTCGCGCCGCCGTCGGTGACTTCCCCCGGCACGCGGGACAGCCAGGCCCTGGACCTCAAGCTGCGCCAGGCGGACCACCTGCTCAGCCTCCAGCGCCGGGAGGAAGCCGCCTTCACCTACCAGCAGGCCCTGGCTCTGGCTCCGGGCCATCCCCGCGCCCTGGAGGGCCTGGCCCGCTGCGGCCAGTCGGAGACAGCATCCCCCGCGTCTTTCCCTCCTCCGGTGCCGTCCCCGTCCGCTTCGGGCACGGGCCCCCTCCGCCTGGACACCGCGGCCCGGAATCCCATCGCCATGGCGGAGAGCGCGCCACGGGGAAATCCCGGCGTGGAGCCTCCCGCCGCCCTGCTCCAGGCGTCGCCCCCCCCGCGCGGGGGGCTGTTCCTCCCGGGCCGCCTGAAGGGCCTCGCGGAGCGGCTTCCCTGGCGGGGGCGCCCCCGCCTCATCGCCGGCCTCGGCGGAGGCGCCGTGGTCCTACTCCTCGCCCTGGTCGCGGTCCACGGCTACCGGAAGGACCAGGGGCTCAAGGAGGCCGTCCGCGCCGCGCGGGACGCCGCGTTGGCCCCCATCGCCCAGCAGGCCCAGGCGCCGGATCTGGTGGAGACGCCGGAGGCCCTTCGCGAGGAGGCTGAAGCCGCGCTGGGCGCCGATCCCGTCCGCGCCTACCTCCGCGCCCAGGCCCTGGCGGCGCGGTTGCCGGATCAGCCCCAGGCCCTGGCCCTTCTGGAGAAATCCCGGGCGGGATTGGCGGGGGGCGCCGTGGGCGCGAGCCTTCCGGAGTTCCAGAAGCACCTCCAGACCGGCGACCTCGAAGCCGCCACCCGGGTCATGGACGCCCTATTGCGGGCCCAGCCCGATGATCCCGACCTCCGCGCCCGCGCGGCCCGCCTCCAGCTCCTGCTCTGCGCCGCCCACGCGGGCCAGACGCGCTGGGACGCGGCCGCCGACGACCTCCGCCGCGGCCGGGCCCTGTTTCCCGGCGACAAGGCGTGGCAGGCCCGCCTCCGCCTGCTGGAACACATCAAGGGGCTGCCCAAGCCCCAGCAGGCGAAGTGGGCCTCGCTGCTGGGATAGCGCGTCACGCCACCCACACCTCGGGAGGAACCGGGTGGCTCAGGAAGTGGGTCATGCCCTCGTTCAGGCCGTAGGCGCCGGTGGTGCCGAAAACCAGCAGATCCCCCGCGGCCAGTTCCGGCAGGCGAACCTCGCCCAGGCGATCCAGGCTGGTGCACAGCGGGCCGGCCAAGGTGTAGGGAACGTCGCCCTCCCCCTTGCCCACGGCCTTCACCGGGAAGGGCTGGCCGGTCAGCAGGGGGCGGATGAGGTGGTTGATGCCCCCTTCCAGGATGGCGAAGCGCGTCCCGCGGCTCTCCTTCACGCGGACGACCCGGGCCAAGTAGATCCCGCAGGGGCCGGCCAGGAAGCGCCCCGGCTCCAGGATCAACTCGCCCGAGAACCAGGAATGCCGCGCCAACAAATCGGACAGTCCCTGTCCAAATGCCGCCAGGTCCAGGGGCGTTTCCTCCGGAGCGTAGGGCACGCCCAGTCCGCCTCCCAGGTCGATCTGCTCGAAGGCGAGACCATGGGTTTCATGCAGCCGCCGGGCCAGATCCAGCACGCCGCCGTGGATGGCCCGCAGTTTCGCGGCGTCCCGCTGATTGCTGGCGGCGAAGACGTGGAGGCCTCGGATGCGGACGTGGCGCAGCGCCGCGGCCCGCTCCAGCAGCCGCGGCACGTCCTCCTCGTCCACCCCGAAGGCAGACGGCCCGCTCCCCCCGATGATCCGGTTGCCCTCGTCCAGATCGAAGGCGGGATGGACCCGCAGGTTCACGGCGATCTCCCGGTCGGCCAGACGATCGATCCGCGCCAGGTCCTCCCAACCCTCCGCCTGGACCCGGACGCCCATCTCCAGGGCCTTCCGCAGCTCCGCCTCCCGCTTGCCCGGTCCCGCGAAGAACGTGCGGCCCGGCGGCAGGCCCAGGGCCTCCACCCGCTCCAGCTCCCCGATGGACGCGCAGTCGAAGCTGGCCCCCAGCGATGCGAAGCGGGCCAGCAGCTCCGGATGGGGATTGGCTTTCACCGCGTAGGCGAGCCTCACTCGCGCCGGCAGCGCCGCCCGCAGCGCCCGGAATCCCGCCTCCGCCACGGCGCCCGAGTAGGCGAAGCAGGGCGTGCCGTGGTGCGCGGCGAGGGCGCGGCACGGGTCGTCGTCGAATGCGAAGAGGGGGTTCATAGAAAGCCTTTAACCGCAGATGACGCAGAGAAAACCGACCCGCCCAAGCCTTGCTTCAACGCTTCCAGTACGGCGCCAAGCGCCGCACGCCTTCGCGCAGCTGCTCCGGCGTGGCGGCGAAGCTGAGGCGGGCGTGGCGGCGACCGCCTTCACCGAAGGCGAGGCCGGGGATCAGCACCACCTTGGCTTCGTCGCGCAGCTTCAGGCAGAAGGCCAGGGGATCGGCGTGGGCGGCGTCGGGGAGCGCCATGAAGTGGTAGAAGGTGCCGTCGGGGGGCGCCACGGTCTGGCCGAGTTCCTCGCGCAGGGCCGCGGCCAGGGCTTCCCAGCGCTCGCCCACGGCGGCGCGGGCCTCGGCGAGGATGGCGTCCGAGTGCTCGATCAGCGCCAGGGCGGCCCACTGGGCGGGCGTGGCCGTGCCCGTCACGGCGTAGCCGTGGACCACCCGGGCGGGCGTCAGCCACTCGGGATCGCCCACGGCCCAGCCCACGCGCAGGCCCGGCGCGCCCCAGCCCTTGCTCACGGAGCTGGTCACCACGCCGCGGTCGGTGACGTCCCGGAGGCTGGGACAGCGCGATCCGAAGTGGAGATCGCGGTAGACCTCGTCGGAGATCAGCAGGACGCCCCGGGCTGTGCAGGCATCGGCCACGCGCTTCAGGGCCTCGGCGCTTCCGCCGCCGCCGGTGGGATTGGAGGGCAGGTTGAGGATCACCGCCGACACGTCCGGCGTGGCGTCCAGCACGCGCACCAGCTCGTCCGCATCCAGCCGGAAGCGGTCGGCGGACAGGCGGTACGGCACCGGCTCCGCGCCCGCCATCCGGGCGAGGGCCGGGTAGGCCACGAACCCGGGATCGGGCACCAGCACCTTCGTCCCCGCCTCCACCCAGGCCTGGAACAGGGCGAACAGCGCGCCCTGGGAGCCGGTGGTGATGAGCACCTCGTCCACGTGCGAGCCATGGAAGGCGGCCACGGCCTTCCGCAACTCCAGCAGGCCCGCGTGGGGCACATAGGCGCAGGGGCCGGGCGCCCGCAGCAGCGCCTTCCGTGCCACCTCCGGCAGGTCCCAGGTGGGCTCCCCCAGGCCTAGGGGAATGGCGCCCTGGGGCGTGCCGTCCGTGATGGCGCGGATGGGCGAGGGCTTGAGCAGGGACAGGCGGGAGGCGGGCTTCATCGGAACCTCAAAACCAACAGATCACCACCAAGACGCCAGGGCACCAAGAACCGCAAAAGCCTTTTGTCTTTTCCTGGCGTCCTGATGCCTTGGCGGTTTGCATTTCGTCGCCTACCGGAGGGCCTGTTCCAGCGCGGTGGCGGCGTCGGTCCGGTCGTCGCGGTACTTCACGATGCAGGGGGCGGAAAGCTGGAGGCCGCGGGCCTGTGCGTACTCCCCGGAGGCCGGGCGGGAGCCGGGCACCACCACGGCGCCTTCGGGCACTTCCTGGCGCAGCTCGCGGCCGTTCACCAGGTCGTGAATCACGGTGCTGCCGGTGAGGACCACGCCGGAGGCGAGAACCGCGCGGCGGCGGACGACGATCCCCTCGAACAGGCCCACGAGCCCGCCCACGAAGGCG comes from the Geothrix sp. 21YS21S-4 genome and includes:
- a CDS encoding MBL fold metallo-hydrolase, translating into MRYAALASGSKGNCHALSAGGRTLLIDAGLSLLQIRQRLAALGADGAEVQAVAITHEHSDHIAALPVILRRTEWTILATPATREAIRRAQGTEIPHSRWIPVEAGHPCDWGGWRILPFALPHDAEDPVGYRIEAEGVAAAVVTDLGHPTALVADHLQDLHLLVLEANHDVDMLREGDYPPHLKARILSRVGHLSNASTAELLARVLSPRLRHVVLAHLSESNNHPDLARFAAEEVLRGATAVLHLAHQRHPLALSSVLA
- a CDS encoding alanine racemase; translation: MNPLFAFDDDPCRALAAHHGTPCFAYSGAVAEAGFRALRAALPARVRLAYAVKANPHPELLARFASLGASFDCASIGELERVEALGLPPGRTFFAGPGKREAELRKALEMGVRVQAEGWEDLARIDRLADREIAVNLRVHPAFDLDEGNRIIGGSGPSAFGVDEEDVPRLLERAAALRHVRIRGLHVFAASNQRDAAKLRAIHGGVLDLARRLHETHGLAFEQIDLGGGLGVPYAPEETPLDLAAFGQGLSDLLARHSWFSGELILEPGRFLAGPCGIYLARVVRVKESRGTRFAILEGGINHLIRPLLTGQPFPVKAVGKGEGDVPYTLAGPLCTSLDRLGEVRLPELAAGDLLVFGTTGAYGLNEGMTHFLSHPVPPEVWVA
- a CDS encoding pyridoxal phosphate-dependent aminotransferase, which gives rise to MKPASRLSLLKPSPIRAITDGTPQGAIPLGLGEPTWDLPEVARKALLRAPGPCAYVPHAGLLELRKAVAAFHGSHVDEVLITTGSQGALFALFQAWVEAGTKVLVPDPGFVAYPALARMAGAEPVPYRLSADRFRLDADELVRVLDATPDVSAVILNLPSNPTGGGGSAEALKRVADACTARGVLLISDEVYRDLHFGSRCPSLRDVTDRGVVTSSVSKGWGAPGLRVGWAVGDPEWLTPARVVHGYAVTGTATPAQWAALALIEHSDAILAEARAAVGERWEALAAALREELGQTVAPPDGTFYHFMALPDAAHADPLAFCLKLRDEAKVVLIPGLAFGEGGRRHARLSFAATPEQLREGVRRLAPYWKR
- a CDS encoding FHA domain-containing protein, encoding MIVVCPACQARFQYDEGRFGAAPTKRFKCPKCSHLFEVPNPALAASPLELTQPHFVPSVLPPAQLPPEPEPPPAAALTTLRRDREAMLAAAGLQAPDLPPGLRFSLAFLSGPQASTVQVLDRPQVVIGREEGDVITRDPETSRRHAVLDIRGDGSVWITDQGSTNGTRVNGQRISGSVRLASQQEFTCGNSTFMLLVRNTDDFPLN
- a CDS encoding outer membrane lipoprotein carrier protein LolA yields the protein MRRFTFPFLALLLALPASAAQAAPPALREAVERFDAAQAQIQTLQAPFTLTLRRALLKTPSVTKGTLYLQGSDFAHFAFHAPEDLILHLTPKALISYSPEAKEGELLKIGLIRNADRKFLGLGQKLSYLSEYFQVRLEEARDLPGAWYLAMTPRTLAMRKRMQALNLWVDKETWLPRQAQWIERSGDSWLLELGALRTNQPLPAAVTGFKLPEGIPVRSEFSFFATRKK